A window of Aeromicrobium sp. A1-2 contains these coding sequences:
- a CDS encoding TetR/AcrR family transcriptional regulator has translation MTTREVRTPLSRERVLVAAIALADAEGMSAVTMRRLAADVGVEAMSLYHHVPGKAGLLDGLAEAVIVRIHAAVDAAVSADDDWRTAVRHRCLAARSVMVDHRWAPGLLGSRSSIPTSLYPYYEEILATMIRGGLGYHLAHQGIHALGTMVLGFTQELFTPDSEGGTLDEEAAEAELAAMAEMLPHLTAMVASEVHDAGEDPLGWCDSQNEFEFTLDLLLDGLARASDSLARHRTTTA, from the coding sequence GTGACGACGCGTGAAGTACGGACGCCCCTGAGCCGGGAGCGGGTGCTCGTTGCGGCGATCGCCCTGGCCGATGCCGAGGGCATGTCGGCCGTGACGATGCGCCGGCTCGCCGCCGACGTCGGCGTCGAGGCGATGTCGCTCTACCACCACGTGCCGGGCAAGGCGGGCCTGCTCGACGGGCTCGCCGAGGCCGTGATCGTCCGGATCCACGCGGCCGTCGACGCTGCGGTGTCGGCCGACGACGACTGGCGTACGGCCGTGCGCCATCGCTGCCTCGCGGCCCGCAGCGTCATGGTCGACCACCGCTGGGCGCCGGGTCTGCTCGGATCTCGCTCGAGCATCCCTACGAGTCTGTACCCGTACTACGAGGAGATCCTCGCGACGATGATCCGCGGGGGCCTGGGCTATCACCTGGCGCACCAGGGCATCCACGCCCTCGGGACCATGGTGCTCGGGTTCACCCAGGAGCTGTTCACCCCTGACTCCGAGGGCGGCACGCTCGACGAGGAGGCCGCCGAGGCCGAGCTCGCCGCGATGGCCGAGATGCTCCCCCACCTGACCGCGATGGTCGCCTCGGAGGTCCACGACGCCGGCGAGGATCCACTCGGCTGGTGCGACAGCCAGAACGAGTTCGAGTTCACGCTGGACCTGCTGCTGGACGGGTTGGCCCGGGCGTCGGACTCGCTGGCGAGGCACCGCACGACGACGGCTTAG
- a CDS encoding SDR family NAD(P)-dependent oxidoreductase, with product MATSPKTILLTGSTDGIGLATATRLAALGHHLLLHGRDRAKVAHTQRAVRATNGGGAVSTFVADLSRLSDVEALAAAVKEGHPHLDVLINNAGVFRTPEPVTSDGLDTRFVVNTISPYLLTRLLLPLLGPTDRVINLSSAAQAPVDLRALAGKETLSDGAAYAQSKLALTMWSRHLATTLERGPVMVAVNPGSLLATKMVKEGYGIDGNDIGIGADILVRAAVGTDFAEASGTYYDNDAGRFAAPHPDALDPELNLALTDQIDAIIATHVQNATPPS from the coding sequence ATGGCGACGTCACCCAAGACCATCCTGCTCACGGGTTCGACCGACGGCATCGGCCTGGCGACCGCGACCCGGCTGGCCGCGCTGGGCCACCACCTCCTCCTGCACGGCCGGGACCGGGCCAAGGTGGCCCACACCCAGCGAGCCGTCCGCGCGACGAACGGGGGCGGCGCGGTCTCGACCTTCGTGGCCGACCTCTCGCGACTCTCAGACGTCGAGGCCCTCGCGGCAGCCGTGAAGGAGGGGCACCCGCACCTCGACGTGCTGATCAACAATGCCGGAGTGTTCCGCACTCCCGAGCCCGTCACCAGCGACGGGCTCGACACGCGCTTCGTCGTCAACACGATCAGCCCCTACCTGCTGACCAGGCTCCTGCTTCCGCTGCTCGGACCCACGGATCGAGTCATCAATCTCTCGTCGGCGGCCCAGGCGCCGGTCGACCTGCGCGCCCTCGCCGGCAAGGAGACCCTGTCCGACGGCGCCGCGTACGCGCAGAGCAAGCTCGCCCTGACCATGTGGTCGCGCCATCTGGCCACGACCCTCGAGCGGGGGCCAGTGATGGTCGCGGTCAATCCCGGGTCGTTGCTCGCCACCAAGATGGTCAAGGAGGGGTATGGCATCGACGGCAACGACATCGGCATCGGCGCCGACATCCTGGTCCGAGCCGCTGTCGGCACCGACTTCGCGGAAGCCTCCGGGACCTACTACGACAACGACGCCGGCCGCTTCGCCGCTCCGCACCCGGACGCCCTCGACCCAGAGCTGAACCTCGCCCTGACGGACCAGATCGACGCCATCATCGCCACACACGTCCAGAACGCGACCCCACCGTCGTGA
- a CDS encoding universal stress protein yields the protein MTATLEHLQSRHAVMVIGIVQGRPYAGALAYALERALVDRAQIRVVSVGPDGSRPNIPLDAVVEQGDPVEVLSRRTAEADILVVQSSADSAAGVADIVMARLRADLSCLLIEVDGDGEIIRASGPAGPHQTRAVATPRPQPQEGRGTVTVGVDGSVTSDAAVAWATEFALVVGASVQIVSAYPHTSASSHWSRSDATQAVADAAEIAGVPVVQTRVMAGEPVDVLLTASLDSNLLVVGRHGTQGIVHSALGAVGDACARLATCPVVVVP from the coding sequence ATGACAGCGACCTTGGAGCACCTGCAATCCCGTCATGCCGTGATGGTCATTGGCATCGTGCAGGGGCGTCCGTACGCAGGCGCGCTCGCCTACGCGCTGGAGCGGGCGCTGGTCGACCGGGCACAGATCCGGGTCGTCAGCGTCGGTCCTGATGGATCCCGGCCGAACATTCCGCTCGACGCGGTGGTCGAGCAGGGCGATCCGGTGGAGGTCCTGTCCAGGCGCACCGCGGAGGCGGACATCCTGGTGGTGCAGTCCTCGGCCGACTCAGCGGCGGGTGTCGCAGACATCGTGATGGCCAGGCTGCGCGCAGACCTCTCTTGCTTGCTGATCGAGGTCGACGGTGATGGCGAGATCATCCGGGCCAGTGGCCCCGCAGGTCCGCACCAGACGAGGGCGGTCGCCACGCCGCGACCCCAGCCGCAGGAGGGTCGAGGGACCGTGACGGTGGGTGTCGACGGCTCCGTCACGAGCGACGCCGCGGTGGCCTGGGCCACCGAGTTCGCGCTGGTGGTGGGGGCCAGTGTGCAGATCGTGTCCGCCTACCCCCATACGTCCGCGAGCAGCCACTGGTCGAGGTCGGACGCAACGCAAGCGGTGGCCGACGCCGCCGAGATAGCGGGAGTTCCGGTCGTCCAGACCCGCGTCATGGCCGGCGAACCGGTCGACGTGCTTCTCACCGCCAGCCTCGACTCGAACCTTCTGGTCGTGGGTCGGCACGGCACCCAGGGGATCGTCCACAGCGCGCTCGGTGCCGTGGGTGATGCCTGTGCGCGGTTGGCAACGTGCCCTGTGGTGGTCGTGCCGTGA
- a CDS encoding DUF4386 domain-containing protein gives MLNDAGYITGGGQDTRVIWGCMLDVVNALTAVGSAVALFPVLRRRNESLALGFVTSRLIEAAIIMIGVVSLLAVVTLRQDYAGLGADATTLTTTGTALVDLRNWTFLLGPGLVPAINALLLGTILYRSRLVPRIIPTVGLIGAPLLLGSAIATLFGVFDQVSGPATLLALPIAAWELTLGCWMAFRGFDRTAVSALTDHEPA, from the coding sequence GTGCTGAACGACGCGGGCTACATCACCGGCGGCGGCCAGGACACCCGGGTGATCTGGGGCTGCATGCTCGACGTGGTGAACGCCCTGACTGCCGTCGGATCCGCCGTCGCGCTGTTCCCCGTGCTACGGCGCCGCAACGAGTCGCTGGCGCTGGGCTTCGTGACCTCTCGGCTGATCGAGGCCGCCATCATCATGATCGGGGTCGTCAGCCTCCTCGCCGTGGTGACGCTCCGGCAGGACTACGCCGGCCTCGGCGCGGACGCGACCACACTGACGACGACCGGCACCGCCCTGGTGGACCTCCGCAACTGGACCTTCCTGCTCGGCCCCGGTCTGGTGCCCGCGATCAACGCGCTGCTGCTCGGCACGATCCTCTACCGATCGCGCCTGGTGCCCCGCATCATCCCGACCGTGGGCCTGATCGGCGCTCCGCTGCTCCTCGGCTCGGCGATCGCGACTCTCTTCGGAGTCTTCGACCAGGTGTCCGGGCCGGCGACGCTGCTGGCCCTCCCCATCGCCGCCTGGGAGCTCACACTCGGATGCTGGATGGCGTTCAGGGGCTTCGACCGCACAGCGGTCTCTGCCCTGACCGATCACGAGCCGGCTTGA
- a CDS encoding glutaredoxin domain-containing protein — translation MDADEGIAGRVRSTVMRWLPAGSLALAAAVVLAPGGRDAVSVAIGIVLLVAAVGFSPLFFPRSLSDAAARAEAAARGVPLIYWRPGCTYCFRMRLLLGRIGSRAVWVDVSRDDRASARVREVNGGNETVPTVFVGEDAHTNPSPSWVRERLMA, via the coding sequence GTGGACGCTGATGAGGGCATCGCTGGACGGGTGCGCAGCACCGTGATGCGCTGGCTCCCCGCAGGTTCGCTGGCCCTCGCGGCCGCCGTGGTCCTCGCGCCGGGCGGGAGGGACGCCGTGTCCGTCGCGATCGGGATCGTCCTGCTGGTCGCTGCGGTGGGCTTCTCGCCGCTGTTCTTCCCCCGGTCGCTCAGCGACGCGGCGGCCCGCGCGGAAGCCGCGGCACGCGGGGTACCGCTGATCTACTGGCGCCCGGGCTGCACCTACTGCTTCCGGATGCGTCTCTTGCTCGGGAGGATCGGCAGCCGGGCGGTGTGGGTCGATGTCTCGCGCGACGACCGGGCTTCGGCCCGCGTCCGTGAGGTCAACGGCGGCAACGAGACCGTGCCCACGGTGTTCGTCGGCGAGGACGCGCACACCAACCCGTCGCCGAGCTGGGTTCGCGAGAGGCTCATGGCGTAG
- a CDS encoding SGNH/GDSL hydrolase family protein — MALAMATMSIGLTGTTAQAGTGHHGSHHGSSHATGWYVALGDSLAAGYQPNAGDDKTGGYVGAVLAAEKRTARKTKLRNLACSGETSTTLVDGGRCDYVKGNQLDQALAFMRAHRRTTSLVTMTIGANDVTPCLRATDQNACIQERLAVLGANLHTSLAKIHAAAPDARIVVTNYYNPYLALYFTNPALAQQTSGLQMALNSTIATVTAPYGTTVDVASAFQSYDTTVVGGVPTNVSRICTLTWMCSLNDIHANDDGYALIGATVAAALPRARGHRH; from the coding sequence GTGGCGCTGGCCATGGCCACGATGTCGATCGGTCTGACCGGTACGACGGCGCAAGCCGGAACGGGACATCACGGAAGCCACCACGGGTCGTCGCACGCGACCGGTTGGTACGTCGCCCTCGGCGATTCGCTGGCCGCCGGCTACCAGCCGAATGCCGGCGACGACAAGACCGGCGGCTACGTCGGTGCCGTGCTGGCCGCGGAGAAGCGCACGGCGCGCAAGACCAAGCTGCGCAACCTCGCCTGCTCCGGCGAGACGAGCACGACGCTCGTCGACGGTGGCCGCTGCGACTACGTCAAGGGCAACCAGCTCGACCAGGCCCTGGCGTTCATGCGCGCGCACCGGCGCACGACCAGCCTCGTGACGATGACGATCGGTGCGAACGACGTCACCCCGTGCCTGCGGGCCACGGACCAGAACGCGTGCATCCAGGAGAGGCTGGCGGTCCTGGGTGCCAACCTGCACACGAGCCTCGCGAAGATCCACGCAGCCGCCCCGGACGCGCGGATCGTCGTCACGAACTACTACAACCCGTACCTCGCGTTGTACTTCACCAATCCCGCCCTGGCCCAACAGACCAGCGGCCTGCAGATGGCCCTCAACAGCACGATCGCCACGGTCACGGCCCCGTACGGCACGACGGTCGACGTGGCGTCGGCATTCCAGTCGTACGACACGACGGTCGTGGGGGGCGTGCCGACGAACGTCAGCAGGATCTGCACGCTGACGTGGATGTGCTCGCTCAACGACATCCACGCCAACGACGACGGCTACGCGCTGATCGGTGCGACGGTCGCCGCGGCACTGCCACGCGCACGGGGCCACAGGCACTGA
- a CDS encoding ferredoxin reductase family protein: MGLYARQSLRLVGPASIIAAVVGMAALWLAARPADLATGNSLGQLAGVESILLMSIALVLISTLPWVETYFDGIDRAAIWHRRCAIAGILLLVPHILMSHRGQPGAPSWAGPAGVIATIGLATLIVWAILPRWRTVVPAPGRRVIEAIHEWPPARLVARLVSDYEIWRFVHRTTGLFVAIGFAHGLADATAFDGPPVLRWTYVVVGAVGLAFYMYREVFARRGHGLRDYQVSEVQVIGHGMTEISLRPLGRPLRYAPGQFAMLHLETKSGWHRHPFTLASSPSDPEVRVTIKALGDYTSAVSDSVRPGMPAVLSGPHGRFTHTKGTSHQIWVAGGVGVTPFLSWFRSLEEFPASDRVDFFYSVAGDAPYVDEIQAIVEHHPNVRVHVIDSTVAGRLTAEGALAMSRPADNAPVQTDVQSVSVFMCGPEPMVQALSSGFREAGVAASAIHREYFDWR; encoded by the coding sequence ATGGGTCTCTACGCCAGACAATCGCTACGTCTGGTGGGGCCGGCCAGCATCATCGCAGCGGTCGTGGGCATGGCAGCCCTGTGGCTGGCCGCTCGACCCGCCGACCTCGCGACCGGCAACTCCCTGGGCCAGCTGGCCGGCGTCGAGTCGATCCTGCTGATGTCGATCGCGCTGGTGCTCATCAGCACCCTGCCGTGGGTCGAGACGTACTTCGACGGCATCGACCGCGCTGCCATCTGGCACCGGCGCTGCGCCATCGCCGGGATCCTGCTGCTGGTTCCACACATCCTGATGTCGCACCGTGGGCAACCGGGCGCACCCTCGTGGGCCGGTCCGGCGGGCGTCATTGCGACGATCGGCCTCGCCACACTGATCGTGTGGGCCATCCTCCCTCGCTGGCGCACCGTCGTACCCGCCCCCGGTCGGCGCGTGATCGAGGCGATCCACGAGTGGCCTCCTGCCCGCCTGGTCGCACGCCTGGTGAGCGACTACGAGATCTGGCGCTTCGTGCACCGCACCACGGGCCTGTTCGTGGCCATCGGGTTCGCCCACGGACTGGCAGACGCGACGGCCTTCGACGGGCCCCCCGTCCTGCGCTGGACCTACGTCGTCGTCGGGGCAGTCGGTCTGGCGTTCTACATGTACCGGGAGGTGTTCGCCCGCCGAGGACATGGCCTTCGCGACTACCAGGTGAGCGAGGTCCAGGTCATCGGGCACGGAATGACCGAGATCTCGTTGCGCCCGCTCGGTCGCCCCCTGAGGTATGCGCCGGGCCAGTTCGCGATGCTGCACCTGGAGACGAAGTCCGGATGGCATCGGCACCCGTTCACGCTCGCGAGCAGCCCGTCCGACCCCGAGGTCCGGGTCACGATCAAGGCGCTCGGGGACTACACGTCGGCGGTGTCCGACTCCGTGAGACCGGGCATGCCTGCGGTGCTCAGCGGACCGCACGGACGGTTCACCCACACGAAGGGCACCTCGCACCAGATCTGGGTCGCCGGTGGGGTCGGCGTCACCCCATTCCTGAGCTGGTTCAGGTCGCTCGAGGAGTTCCCGGCTTCGGACCGGGTGGACTTCTTCTACTCTGTCGCCGGCGACGCCCCCTACGTCGATGAGATCCAGGCGATCGTCGAGCACCATCCCAACGTCCGGGTCCACGTGATCGACTCCACCGTCGCCGGACGGCTGACCGCCGAGGGCGCGCTCGCCATGTCCCGGCCGGCCGACAACGCTCCGGTCCAGACCGACGTTCAGTCGGTATCGGTGTTCATGTGCGGGCCTGAGCCAATGGTCCAGGCGCTGAGCAGCGGGTTCCGGGAGGCCGGGGTCGCAGCCTCCGCGATCCACCGTGAGTACTTCGACTGGCGCTGA
- a CDS encoding ceramidase domain-containing protein, producing the protein MPVARRPRPLVATLTTATVSIGLLVLAVRVGWLGADVGRGGNFCEAARAGWVKQPANALSNLGFVVAGLAVAWRARFPERLGDTLPRFPGLTTGYACLVVLLGPASAAMHATQSSLGGLLDMTSMYLVASFAAAYAVTRWRRRDSTFFWQVFVLLVAACELTGLSDRQIPVVHSTGNAAFGLLLVAAVVVETMLWRRGRARVDLRYGAAALTSMLVAFAIWTLSQHGWCDPDSLLQGHAAWHLLDAVAAYLLFRLYASERITAGRRIDA; encoded by the coding sequence GTGCCCGTTGCCCGCCGTCCTCGCCCCCTGGTCGCGACGCTGACAACGGCGACGGTGTCGATCGGCCTGCTCGTGCTGGCCGTGCGCGTGGGCTGGCTCGGCGCCGACGTCGGCCGCGGGGGCAACTTCTGCGAGGCCGCTCGCGCCGGCTGGGTCAAGCAGCCGGCCAACGCACTCTCCAACCTGGGATTCGTCGTCGCCGGGCTCGCGGTCGCTTGGCGGGCTCGATTCCCCGAGCGTCTGGGCGACACGCTGCCGCGGTTTCCCGGGCTCACGACTGGCTATGCATGCCTCGTGGTGCTCCTCGGACCGGCGAGTGCCGCCATGCACGCGACCCAGTCATCGCTGGGCGGGTTGCTGGACATGACCTCGATGTACCTGGTCGCGAGCTTCGCCGCGGCATACGCCGTGACCCGCTGGCGGCGTCGAGATTCGACGTTCTTCTGGCAGGTGTTCGTGCTGCTCGTCGCCGCATGCGAGCTGACCGGCCTCTCGGACCGGCAGATTCCGGTGGTGCACTCCACCGGCAATGCCGCCTTCGGCCTCCTGCTCGTGGCCGCTGTGGTCGTGGAGACAATGCTGTGGCGACGTGGTCGCGCGCGCGTGGATCTGAGGTACGGCGCCGCCGCGCTGACGTCGATGCTCGTCGCTTTCGCGATCTGGACCCTGTCCCAGCACGGCTGGTGCGACCCGGACTCACTGCTCCAGGGCCACGCCGCCTGGCATCTGCTGGACGCCGTCGCGGCCTACCTGTTGTTCCGCCTCTACGCGAGCGAACGAATCACCGCTGGTCGACGCATCGACGCGTGA
- a CDS encoding transglutaminase family protein, which yields MDPHATEPSPPIGLQPESLDAYLQPTEFIDSDDAAVIEFARRTTAGASSDVERAGLLYRAVRDGIRYDPYSVSGDRADYRASSILGVDAAFCVPKAVLLAAAARAVGIPSRVGFADVRNHLQSDKLREQMGTDLFVCHGFTELYLNDRWFKVTPTFNVELCERFGVAPLDFDGTSDALLHEHDAHGGRHMEYVHDRGAFVDLPFEWLLAMLRHYYGDNFPTGATPSSAEPDEMFAPRGER from the coding sequence ATGGATCCGCACGCCACTGAGCCGTCACCGCCCATCGGGCTCCAGCCGGAGAGCCTGGACGCCTACCTGCAGCCGACCGAGTTCATCGATTCCGATGACGCCGCGGTGATCGAGTTCGCTCGGCGAACCACCGCCGGGGCCAGCAGCGACGTGGAGCGAGCCGGCCTTCTGTACCGCGCGGTCCGCGACGGCATCCGCTACGACCCCTACTCGGTGTCGGGCGACCGTGCTGACTACCGCGCGTCCAGCATCCTGGGCGTGGACGCGGCTTTCTGCGTTCCCAAGGCGGTGCTGCTCGCTGCCGCGGCTCGGGCTGTGGGCATCCCCTCCCGGGTCGGGTTCGCCGATGTCCGCAATCACCTCCAGAGCGACAAGCTGCGCGAGCAGATGGGAACCGACCTGTTCGTCTGCCACGGCTTCACCGAGCTCTACCTCAACGACCGCTGGTTCAAGGTGACCCCGACCTTCAACGTCGAGCTGTGCGAGCGGTTCGGTGTCGCTCCCCTCGACTTCGACGGCACGTCCGACGCGCTTCTCCACGAGCACGACGCCCATGGCGGGCGCCACATGGAGTACGTCCACGACCGGGGGGCCTTCGTCGACCTGCCGTTCGAGTGGTTGCTCGCCATGCTGCGCCACTACTACGGAGACAACTTCCCCACCGGGGCGACACCATCGAGCGCGGAGCCTGACGAGATGTTCGCGCCCCGCGGTGAGCGGTAG
- a CDS encoding nuclear transport factor 2 family protein produces the protein MTTETNERHATDVAAFYDLMFNQNRPREAIELYAGDEYRQHNPHVGDGKQAFIDYFERMAAEYPGKRVEFKRVVSDGSFVVLHCHQIWPDEEYAGMDIFRLDENGKIVEHWDVLQVIGDDSANGNGMF, from the coding sequence ATGACAACCGAGACGAACGAGCGCCACGCGACAGACGTTGCCGCCTTCTACGACTTGATGTTCAACCAAAACCGACCGCGTGAAGCGATCGAGCTCTACGCGGGCGATGAGTATCGGCAGCACAATCCACATGTCGGAGACGGAAAGCAAGCCTTCATCGACTATTTCGAGCGAATGGCTGCCGAGTACCCCGGAAAACGGGTCGAGTTCAAGCGCGTGGTCAGCGACGGCTCCTTCGTGGTGTTGCATTGCCACCAGATTTGGCCGGACGAAGAGTATGCCGGTATGGATATCTTCCGCCTCGACGAGAACGGCAAGATCGTCGAACACTGGGATGTTCTTCAAGTCATCGGCGACGATTCCGCGAACGGCAACGGCATGTTCTGA
- a CDS encoding NADP-dependent oxidoreductase, protein MIEVEAVGVNPADWKVRSAPKAPAGPGPGAGVIMGWDVAGTVVEVGPGVTRFSVGDRVFGMPRFQDFAHSYAEFMVARARELALIPYGVSFVDAGAAPLAGLTAWQTLVDVLQVGTGDRVLIHAGAGGVGHLAVQIAKARGAEVWTTASARNHDALRDLGADHVIDYRNERFEDQAQDMDAVLDLVGDGETAARSVATLRRGGRLASISPAIPTAGEQREAGISAHFLLVEPDYAGLESIAALLATGELRVVIAEQLPLNELSSLYEIGNRGGTMGKLVATKIVP, encoded by the coding sequence ATGATCGAGGTCGAGGCAGTCGGTGTGAACCCGGCGGACTGGAAGGTTCGCAGCGCCCCCAAGGCTCCAGCTGGTCCCGGGCCGGGCGCCGGCGTGATCATGGGCTGGGACGTCGCCGGGACAGTCGTCGAGGTGGGGCCAGGAGTGACGCGCTTCTCCGTTGGCGACCGCGTGTTCGGAATGCCGCGCTTTCAGGACTTCGCGCACTCCTACGCCGAGTTCATGGTGGCCAGGGCGCGTGAGCTCGCCCTCATCCCCTACGGAGTTTCATTCGTCGATGCGGGAGCGGCGCCACTCGCCGGGCTGACTGCTTGGCAGACCCTCGTTGACGTTCTTCAGGTAGGCACCGGCGATCGAGTGCTCATCCACGCGGGTGCTGGCGGAGTGGGTCACCTCGCCGTCCAGATCGCGAAGGCCCGTGGGGCCGAGGTGTGGACAACCGCATCGGCCCGGAACCACGATGCGCTGCGCGATCTCGGCGCTGACCACGTCATCGACTATCGCAACGAGAGGTTCGAAGACCAGGCTCAGGACATGGATGCCGTCCTCGATCTTGTGGGCGACGGCGAAACGGCGGCTCGATCCGTCGCGACGCTGCGGCGCGGGGGCCGACTTGCCTCGATCTCGCCCGCGATTCCGACAGCCGGGGAGCAGCGAGAAGCGGGGATCAGCGCCCACTTCTTGCTCGTCGAACCCGACTATGCCGGTCTCGAGTCAATCGCTGCCTTGCTGGCGACAGGAGAACTACGAGTGGTCATCGCCGAGCAGCTCCCGCTCAACGAGCTGAGTAGCCTCTACGAAATCGGCAATCGAGGTGGCACCATGGGCAAGCTCGTCGCGACGAAAATCGTCCCCTAG
- a CDS encoding VOC family protein, translating into MEAAHDAAVASGVEIVHPLTTEEWGVRRFFYRDSSGRVISIGTHTWIGCKPPTPP; encoded by the coding sequence ATCGAGGCCGCCCACGACGCGGCGGTGGCATCGGGCGTCGAGATTGTGCACCCACTGACAACAGAAGAGTGGGGCGTGCGCCGCTTCTTCTACCGCGACTCGTCCGGGCGCGTGATCAGCATCGGCACTCACACCTGGATTGGCTGCAAACCGCCGACTCCTCCATGA
- a CDS encoding CPBP family intramembrane glutamic endopeptidase → MAVAIPFVLCAAAYGTAVAFGVGRLTVRPGDANLEWAINLAISAVLGTIIILGEEIGWRGYLLPRMQALTGTQRQAALATGFVHGCFHLPLILLATTYDTGVPRWLAAPVVVALITAGGVFYAWIWDRSKSVWPVAIAHNTVNTAFDLGAAGVVSGGSMNIAYVAGETGAATLAVVVVTAVLLWRYARVWRTPGQDCGAAQPAPIAAA, encoded by the coding sequence ATGGCGGTCGCGATTCCGTTCGTGCTGTGCGCTGCGGCGTACGGGACAGCGGTCGCGTTCGGAGTGGGCCGCCTGACGGTACGCCCGGGGGACGCAAATCTGGAATGGGCGATCAATCTCGCCATCAGTGCGGTCCTCGGGACGATCATCATCCTGGGTGAGGAGATCGGCTGGCGCGGCTACCTTTTGCCACGGATGCAGGCGCTCACCGGCACCCAGCGCCAAGCGGCGCTGGCCACCGGGTTCGTCCACGGCTGCTTCCATCTGCCGTTGATCCTGCTCGCGACGACCTACGACACCGGGGTCCCACGCTGGCTGGCCGCACCAGTGGTGGTCGCCCTGATCACGGCCGGCGGGGTCTTCTATGCCTGGATCTGGGACCGATCGAAGTCTGTCTGGCCGGTGGCGATCGCGCACAACACGGTCAACACGGCCTTCGACCTGGGTGCCGCCGGTGTCGTGTCGGGCGGATCCATGAACATCGCATACGTCGCCGGGGAGACCGGGGCCGCAACGTTAGCTGTGGTCGTCGTGACCGCCGTCCTGCTCTGGCGCTACGCCCGGGTGTGGCGCACGCCAGGGCAGGACTGTGGAGCGGCGCAGCCGGCGCCGATCGCGGCGGCGTAG
- a CDS encoding sensor histidine kinase, with protein sequence MIAQTAPSAARRNGWTVAAQRLGPYLDPAIGLTAAVLAVVALLGADPSTIDPRLRDPDAVAVIATLAAAGSLAWRRRRPLTSFAVMVAGCLVVTLADHYIGLLSVLFLLSLYSLAAHGRRRRGLAGFGIAVACFVGLALLDVPDLGTSVLLQSLALLVAAWALGDAVRSRREQQRVQQREQVEAAVTDERLHIARELHDVVAHSMSLIAVQAGVGAYVIRSDVAAAERSLEVIADTSRRALEQTRAMLGMLREAPEGATRPPAQGLHEISALVEDMRAAGLTVQLTGPSAMPDLDAAASLAAYRIVQESLTNIIKHSASATATVTLNASPTGLSIQVVDPGPTRPEQGLGPGHGLLGLRERVRLLAGTLDVGPHDAGFRVLAVLPLGARR encoded by the coding sequence ATGATTGCGCAGACGGCGCCCTCGGCGGCGCGCCGCAACGGGTGGACTGTTGCCGCGCAGCGCCTCGGCCCCTACCTCGATCCTGCGATCGGACTCACGGCAGCCGTGCTTGCGGTCGTCGCGTTGCTGGGAGCGGATCCGAGCACGATCGACCCGCGACTGCGGGACCCGGATGCTGTCGCCGTCATCGCGACCCTCGCGGCCGCCGGCTCGTTGGCCTGGCGCAGGCGCCGTCCGTTGACGTCCTTCGCGGTGATGGTGGCCGGCTGCCTGGTCGTGACTCTCGCTGACCACTACATCGGGCTCCTTTCGGTTCTGTTCCTGCTCAGCCTGTACTCGTTGGCCGCTCACGGCCGGCGCAGACGAGGGCTGGCCGGGTTCGGGATCGCCGTGGCCTGCTTCGTGGGCCTCGCGCTGCTCGACGTACCTGACCTCGGCACCTCGGTCCTGCTTCAGTCGCTGGCCCTGCTCGTGGCCGCGTGGGCGCTGGGAGATGCCGTTCGCTCGCGGCGCGAGCAGCAGCGCGTCCAGCAGCGAGAGCAGGTCGAGGCTGCGGTGACCGACGAGAGGCTCCACATTGCACGGGAGCTGCACGACGTGGTCGCGCACAGCATGTCGCTGATCGCAGTACAGGCCGGTGTGGGTGCGTATGTGATCCGCTCCGACGTCGCTGCGGCCGAACGAAGCCTGGAGGTCATCGCCGACACCAGCCGTCGGGCGCTGGAGCAGACCCGGGCGATGCTCGGGATGCTGCGCGAGGCGCCCGAAGGGGCCACCCGGCCCCCTGCCCAAGGACTGCACGAAATCTCAGCGCTTGTGGAGGACATGCGAGCCGCAGGGCTCACGGTCCAGCTGACTGGCCCGAGCGCGATGCCCGATCTCGATGCCGCGGCGTCGTTGGCGGCGTACCGCATCGTCCAGGAGTCGCTGACCAACATCATCAAGCACTCGGCATCGGCCACGGCGACCGTCACGCTCAACGCATCCCCGACCGGGCTCAGCATCCAGGTCGTCGATCCCGGTCCGACGCGACCAGAACAGGGCTTGGGTCCTGGCCACGGACTGCTCGGACTTCGAGAGCGGGTCCGCCTGCTCGCCGGAACGCTCGACGTCGGCCCCCACGATGCCGGGTTTCGCGTCCTCGCAGTTCTGCCCCTCGGAGCTAGACGATGA